The following coding sequences lie in one Rutidosis leptorrhynchoides isolate AG116_Rl617_1_P2 chromosome 6, CSIRO_AGI_Rlap_v1, whole genome shotgun sequence genomic window:
- the LOC139854903 gene encoding uncharacterized protein, translated as MDITKLRAFTDSKLVANQFNGSFEAHDSSMQKYLQLLKELAVQFEYFELTQVEELPSKSIDNDLMVASVVEEQPNWIEPILQYIRNDVLPDDKREARFGIPRELVSAQIARDPFKTWCTDLNIIQKFTSVAHPQANGLCEVTNCDIVSGIKKSLVYGSEAVIPAEILVPTHRVANFEEEANDDALGENLNFIEERRLMAAIREANNKQQIAKYYNKRVRALSFDVGEWVLRNNDASRAEKLGKLGPNWEGPYQVVAINAAGSYKLADVEGRTLPNVWHAALLKRYYA; from the exons ATGGATATCACCAAGTTACGAGCATTTACAGATTCGAAATTAGTGGCGAATCAGTTTAATGGCTCTTTTGAGGCACATGATTCCTCAATGCAGAAATATTTGCAGTTGTTGAAAGAATTGGCAGTTCAGTTTGAGTATTTTGAACTTACGCAA GTTGAGGAATTGCCAAGCAAGTCAATAGATAACGACTTGATGGTCGCGTCTGTTGTAGAAGAACAGCCAAATTGGATAGAACCAATCTTGCAATATATTCGCAATGATGTTTTGCCAGATGATAAGCGCGAAGCTCG ATTTGGTATTCCGCGTGAATTAGTTAGCGCTCAAATAGCGAGAGATCCTTTTAaaacatggtgcactgatttaaatataaTCCAAAAGTTTACATCAGTGGCACATCCACAGGCTAATGGTTTATGCGAAGTAACCAACTGCGATATTGTgagcggtattaaaaagag TTTGGTGtatggctctgaggcagtaatACCCGCTGAAATTCTTGTGCCAACGCATAGGGTTGCTAACTTTGAGGAAGAAGCAAATGATGATGCATTGGGTGAGAATTTGAATTTCATTGAAGAGCGAAGGTTAATGGCTGCTATCAGAGAGGCAAATAATAAACAGCAAATTGCCAAGTACTACaacaaaagagtgcgtgctttGTCTTTTGATGTTGGCGAATGGGTGCTGCGAAATAATGATGCAAGTAGAGCAGAAAAACTTGGCAAATTAGGACCTAATTGGGAGGGTCCTTATCAAGTTGTGGCAATTAATGCAgcaggttcatataagctcgcAGATGTGGAAGGACGAACTTTACCCAATGTGTGGCATGCCGCTttattaaagcgatattatgcgTAA